From Pelotomaculum schinkii, the proteins below share one genomic window:
- a CDS encoding prepilin peptidase translates to MELFIPLFAFLAGLCAGSFLNVCICRLPEGGSIAYPPSNCPSCGSRLRAVDLIPVLSYLFLQGRCRYCGGKISAQYPIVELTIGILFLLTYLKHGLTLASLRAAVLFTLVTAAAVIDWRYRIIPDRLNLAGFVLGAVLLFESREVLTANAIGFLAGGGLLYLVALVSRGGMGGGDIKLAAVMGLLLGWKYLLLALFLAFAAGALVGILLVLLKIKRMKEGLPFGPYLALGSVVAALAGDRLLYWYLQLF, encoded by the coding sequence ATGGAACTCTTCATACCGTTGTTTGCATTTCTGGCCGGGCTCTGCGCAGGCAGCTTCCTGAACGTGTGTATCTGCAGGCTGCCGGAGGGAGGCTCAATCGCTTATCCGCCTTCCAACTGCCCCTCGTGCGGGAGCCGGCTTCGAGCGGTCGATCTCATTCCTGTACTCAGCTACCTGTTTTTACAGGGCAGGTGTCGCTACTGCGGCGGTAAAATATCGGCGCAGTATCCAATTGTAGAGTTGACCATAGGTATACTGTTTCTCCTGACTTATCTCAAGCATGGTCTGACCCTGGCATCCCTGCGGGCGGCCGTGCTTTTTACGTTGGTTACGGCGGCCGCCGTGATCGATTGGCGATACCGGATTATACCGGACAGGCTGAACCTGGCAGGGTTTGTCCTGGGAGCGGTCCTGCTCTTTGAGTCCCGTGAGGTCCTTACCGCAAACGCCATCGGGTTTCTGGCCGGGGGAGGCCTCCTGTACCTGGTCGCTCTTGTTTCACGGGGCGGCATGGGCGGCGGAGATATCAAACTGGCCGCGGTGATGGGGCTGCTCCTTGGCTGGAAATACCTGCTGCTGGCCCTTTTTCTTGCTTTCGCCGCAGGGGCGTTAGTGGGGATCCTGTTAGTGCTTTTAAAGATAAAGAGGATGAAAGAAGGCTTGCCTTTCGGCCCTTACCTGGCCCTGGGCTCCGTTGTTGCGGCGCTGGCCGGGGACCGGCTGCTGTACTGGTATCTTCAGCTGTTTTAG
- a CDS encoding type 4a pilus biogenesis protein PilO, whose protein sequence is MWQKLQPREKILLATLGACIVIFLLFNFILIPQYDAFSENRDRLTELETKAKVAENILSSEKAESELAAKATEKLNEVKPLFNNQMTDGLAVAHIGLEAMRTNVRINSFIPSDIINKGAHLELPVKFEVSGDYPNVVSFIQKMEGLPNLSDLRSLKIQPEKETTSTASAVQNFVKEQLPATPGSDQNGRVTAAFDLVIYSSTAPEERLRLEQEAGWLTGRQNAFQTPGGASPSPDIEAPAKASEAPMTSGEDFLKTFVQQLLNQGITNSNNALPGSSGTVELETPPEGEEN, encoded by the coding sequence GTGTGGCAGAAGCTTCAACCCCGTGAAAAAATTCTTCTAGCCACCCTGGGAGCCTGTATTGTCATTTTTCTTTTATTTAACTTTATATTGATTCCTCAATATGATGCCTTTTCTGAAAACAGGGACCGATTGACTGAATTAGAAACTAAGGCCAAGGTTGCCGAAAACATTTTGTCTTCCGAGAAGGCCGAGTCGGAATTGGCCGCCAAAGCAACCGAAAAGCTCAACGAGGTCAAACCATTATTCAATAACCAGATGACCGACGGTTTGGCAGTGGCGCATATCGGTCTGGAAGCCATGAGAACCAATGTCCGGATCAATTCTTTCATACCCTCTGATATCATTAACAAAGGCGCCCATCTGGAACTGCCGGTCAAGTTTGAGGTCAGCGGAGACTATCCCAATGTAGTCAGCTTTATTCAGAAAATGGAAGGCCTGCCCAACCTGTCGGACCTGAGATCGCTGAAAATACAACCGGAAAAAGAGACGACGTCGACAGCGTCTGCCGTGCAAAACTTTGTCAAGGAACAATTACCGGCCACGCCGGGCTCAGACCAGAACGGCAGGGTCACTGCGGCGTTCGACCTGGTTATATATTCCAGCACGGCGCCGGAAGAGCGGCTCCGGCTGGAACAGGAGGCCGGATGGCTCACGGGACGGCAAAATGCCTTCCAGACGCCGGGCGGCGCATCACCTTCCCCGGACATTGAAGCGCCTGCTAAGGCGTCTGAAGCCCCTATGACCAGCGGGGAGGATTTCCTCAAGACTTTTGTGCAGCAGTTGCTGAACCAGGGCATCACCAACAGCAATAACGCCCTGCCCGGCAGCAGCGGGACCGTGGAACTTGAGACCCCGCCCGAAGGCGAAGAGAACTAA
- a CDS encoding type II secretion system F family protein, translating into MTQNFAYKARNPAGKLVTGKIEAENRSKAITQLRDRRFFVVELKEAPLAGTSIKLDKLFQKKVGSRDLAVMCRQFATMVQAGVPLLQTISIISQQCDNKTLQDTMKKVGGNLAGGMSLTESMKPYPRVFPGIFTSMVEAGEVGGDLEHVLERLAVNFEKEHDIREKVKSAMTYPTVVLVVAVLSVVALLIFVLPSMTKMLIDMKAPLPVTTKIIMGVSGFLKNYWFIALTLVVALAFGYKTGVKTGRGKKMKDAVVLKLPVMGPMVQRIIISRFCRSLSTLLKSGVPVLQSLEVVKNIVDNHSVNMGLKEAERSIKEGQSFAEPLMKSRVFPPMVSTMISIGEETGSVDTLLEKVADFYEKEVDAMVSRLSSMIEPILLLGMGVVVGFILISIMVPMFTVMDSVK; encoded by the coding sequence ATGACACAAAACTTTGCCTACAAAGCCCGCAACCCGGCCGGCAAACTGGTCACCGGTAAGATCGAGGCCGAAAACCGCAGCAAAGCCATCACCCAGCTCAGGGACCGCAGGTTTTTTGTTGTGGAGCTTAAAGAAGCCCCTCTCGCCGGGACCAGCATTAAGCTGGACAAGCTCTTTCAGAAAAAAGTCGGCAGCAGGGACCTGGCTGTAATGTGCCGGCAGTTTGCCACCATGGTGCAGGCGGGAGTCCCTCTCCTGCAGACAATAAGCATTATCAGCCAGCAGTGCGATAACAAGACGCTGCAGGACACGATGAAAAAGGTCGGCGGCAACCTGGCAGGCGGCATGTCTCTGACCGAGTCGATGAAACCCTATCCCCGGGTGTTCCCCGGTATCTTTACCAGCATGGTCGAGGCCGGGGAAGTCGGCGGCGACCTGGAACACGTGCTGGAGAGGCTGGCTGTAAACTTTGAAAAAGAGCACGACATCAGGGAGAAGGTCAAGTCGGCCATGACCTACCCGACAGTGGTGCTGGTAGTGGCGGTGCTGTCGGTAGTGGCCCTTTTGATCTTCGTGTTGCCCAGCATGACCAAAATGCTGATAGACATGAAGGCGCCCCTGCCCGTTACTACTAAAATAATTATGGGTGTCAGCGGTTTTCTAAAAAACTACTGGTTCATTGCTCTGACTTTGGTGGTTGCTTTGGCTTTCGGCTACAAGACCGGTGTTAAGACCGGGCGGGGCAAGAAAATGAAAGACGCGGTTGTCCTGAAACTTCCGGTAATGGGCCCCATGGTCCAAAGAATCATTATCTCCCGTTTTTGCCGCTCGTTGAGCACCCTGTTGAAAAGCGGCGTGCCGGTCCTGCAGTCGCTGGAAGTGGTCAAAAACATCGTGGACAACCACTCGGTGAATATGGGCCTCAAGGAGGCTGAAAGAAGCATCAAAGAGGGCCAGAGTTTTGCCGAGCCGCTCATGAAGAGCCGGGTATTTCCTCCGATGGTCAGCACGATGATATCGATTGGGGAGGAAACAGGGTCGGTCGACACCCTGCTGGAAAAGGTAGCCGACTTTTACGAAAAAGAAGTGGACGCTATGGTCTCCCGCCTGTCCTCCATGATCGAGCCGATTTTGCTGTTGGGGATGGGTGTGGTGGTCGGGTTCATTTTGATCTCGATTATGGTGCCGATGTTTACTGTAATGGACAGTGTGAAATAG
- a CDS encoding prepilin-type N-terminal cleavage/methylation domain-containing protein — MSPIEKQTPMVQNNLGFTIIEMVVAMLIISIAVAFTVPNFKKIIGAYQLDISAREMASDIRDLQQKIVKTQNTNYKVIWNIETETYLLSDGVIAYKTIKLPSGVDLFQSPVNQNNNNIPEMLFAASGRPANGFGGTVRLVDNNTGKNKYVFIDTLGRVRVSDTNY, encoded by the coding sequence ATGTCCCCTATTGAAAAGCAAACACCTATGGTTCAAAATAATCTTGGCTTTACCATCATTGAGATGGTTGTAGCAATGCTAATCATCAGCATTGCTGTTGCTTTCACTGTGCCCAATTTCAAGAAAATTATTGGTGCTTATCAACTCGACATCTCTGCCAGGGAAATGGCTTCAGATATTCGCGACCTGCAACAGAAAATAGTAAAGACTCAGAATACTAATTATAAAGTGATATGGAACATAGAAACTGAAACTTACTTGCTTAGTGACGGTGTAATAGCCTACAAAACTATAAAACTCCCATCCGGCGTAGATTTGTTCCAATCTCCTGTAAACCAGAATAATAATAATATCCCTGAAATGCTTTTTGCTGCAAGCGGCAGACCTGCTAATGGTTTTGGCGGGACTGTAAGACTTGTGGACAATAATACCGGGAAAAATAAGTACGTTTTCATAGATACACTTGGGCGGGTGAGGGTCAGTGATACGAATTATTAA
- a CDS encoding copper amine oxidase N-terminal domain-containing protein: protein MFKSLWVTVALCLLLAAPAVAVTSNYSLVVNGTQVYTDVSPVVEGSKVLVPLRAVAEATGASVQYVDSERELIISKPGLEVKLWVDNYSGFKNGTPIVLTSPPKIVNDRTLVTRELLTQIMDVKAHLNVKANSIEVR, encoded by the coding sequence TTGTTTAAGTCGCTTTGGGTCACTGTGGCGCTGTGCTTGCTTTTGGCGGCGCCTGCTGTAGCCGTGACTTCGAATTACTCACTGGTGGTCAACGGAACGCAGGTCTATACCGACGTTTCGCCTGTTGTTGAAGGATCAAAAGTCCTGGTCCCCTTGCGGGCCGTCGCGGAAGCGACCGGGGCCTCGGTGCAGTATGTTGACAGCGAGCGGGAGTTGATTATCAGCAAGCCCGGACTGGAAGTGAAATTATGGGTCGACAATTACTCCGGCTTCAAAAACGGAACCCCGATTGTATTAACATCTCCGCCTAAAATAGTCAACGACAGGACATTAGTAACGCGGGAACTGCTTACCCAGATTATGGACGTCAAGGCCCACCTGAACGTGAAAGCCAACTCCATCGAAGTTCGATAA
- a CDS encoding prepilin-type N-terminal cleavage/methylation domain-containing protein: MKIARNERGFTLIELMVVLIIIGILAAIAIPVMSKQSDKAKNKRAVAELKSMKTILDIYISDPIVNEDGTSPADAAEAKTVLTDNGFTTFNDAWGTPYKYLKVGTSGYLLYSCGSDKDDASGSDSDNITVKNDANPEEGVAPPTTVGSSIE; the protein is encoded by the coding sequence ATGAAAATAGCAAGAAACGAACGAGGTTTTACCCTGATTGAACTGATGGTGGTGCTGATTATCATCGGTATCCTGGCAGCCATCGCTATTCCCGTAATGAGCAAGCAAAGCGATAAGGCCAAAAACAAGAGGGCAGTTGCTGAATTAAAGAGCATGAAAACAATATTAGACATTTACATTAGTGACCCAATAGTGAACGAAGATGGAACATCTCCAGCAGATGCCGCTGAAGCCAAAACAGTGCTGACTGACAATGGTTTTACAACTTTTAATGATGCTTGGGGTACTCCTTACAAATATTTAAAAGTTGGTACTAGTGGTTATCTTTTGTATTCCTGTGGTTCTGACAAGGATGATGCTTCAGGCTCCGATAGTGACAATATTACTGTTAAAAATGATGCAAATCCTGAGGAGGGTGTTGCGCCACCTACAACCGTAGGAAGTTCTATCGAATAA
- a CDS encoding GspE/PulE family protein produces MIDAPKKAKKTLGELLIERGFINNAQLWEALRVQSRTGEFLGEILSKLGMVSKDTINEILGVKRINLDNLDPELFKLVPEHMIRKYKLLPYNKGGNLLTVVMADSANVLAIDDLRLVTGCKIEPVRLEQHVIEEAIRKHFSVPEVDRIFDEFELTTEQHESEAIVLEEEVFDEAPVVRLINSIFIQAIEQKASDIHIEPAEKHVRVRYRIDGMLQEIMTLPKKIRSAVISRVKIMASMDIAEKRAPQDGRIMLKLGSQEFDLRVSSLPTVYGEKIVTRLLGKGSMKSYKLENVGFDSKSLSIFRNALKSSYGMLLITGPTGSGKTTTLYAALNEINTVEKNIITVEDPVEYMLEGINQTQVNPRARMTFATGLRAILRQDPDVILVGEIRDGETAEIAVKAATTGHLVLSTLHTNDAAGAFTRLVDMDIEPFLVASSVLGAVAQRLVRLICPRCRQSYVPEPDSPERLFIGAGPDQPLTLYRGAGCNECRNSGYRGRMAIVEILPMTTGLRTLILNKASADEVKQKAQAEGMVTLRMDGIQKALRGLTTIEEVMRVAYSENN; encoded by the coding sequence GTGATAGACGCCCCAAAAAAAGCAAAAAAAACCCTTGGCGAGCTTCTGATTGAGAGGGGTTTTATTAACAACGCGCAATTATGGGAAGCGCTGCGGGTACAGTCCCGCACTGGTGAGTTCCTGGGTGAGATTTTAAGCAAGCTCGGCATGGTTTCAAAAGATACGATCAATGAGATTTTGGGGGTCAAGAGAATCAATCTGGATAACCTGGACCCCGAACTTTTTAAATTAGTACCCGAGCACATGATCCGTAAGTACAAGCTGCTGCCCTATAACAAAGGAGGCAATCTTCTTACCGTGGTTATGGCGGACTCCGCCAATGTCCTGGCTATCGATGACCTGCGCCTTGTGACCGGCTGCAAAATCGAGCCTGTAAGACTGGAGCAGCATGTCATTGAAGAGGCCATACGCAAACATTTCAGTGTCCCCGAAGTTGACAGGATCTTTGACGAGTTTGAACTAACCACAGAACAGCATGAGTCTGAAGCGATCGTCCTGGAGGAAGAGGTTTTTGACGAAGCGCCCGTGGTGCGCCTGATCAACTCTATTTTCATCCAGGCCATTGAACAGAAGGCCAGTGACATCCACATTGAGCCGGCGGAGAAGCATGTCCGGGTAAGGTACAGGATTGACGGGATGCTGCAGGAAATCATGACTTTGCCCAAAAAAATTCGTTCGGCTGTGATCTCCAGGGTCAAGATCATGGCCAGCATGGACATCGCTGAAAAGCGGGCGCCGCAGGACGGCAGGATCATGCTCAAGCTGGGCAGCCAGGAATTTGACCTTAGAGTATCCTCGCTTCCCACCGTCTACGGGGAAAAAATAGTCACCAGACTTTTGGGCAAAGGCAGCATGAAGAGCTATAAGCTGGAAAACGTCGGGTTTGACTCCAAAAGCCTCAGTATATTCAGAAACGCGTTGAAAAGCTCTTACGGGATGCTCCTGATTACCGGACCCACGGGCAGTGGGAAAACAACCACTCTTTACGCAGCGCTCAATGAAATAAACACCGTCGAGAAGAATATCATTACCGTGGAAGATCCCGTCGAGTATATGCTGGAAGGGATCAACCAGACCCAGGTCAATCCCAGGGCGAGGATGACCTTCGCCACCGGTTTGCGGGCCATCCTGCGGCAGGACCCGGACGTGATCCTGGTCGGGGAAATCCGCGACGGCGAAACTGCGGAAATTGCCGTCAAGGCAGCCACCACCGGACACCTGGTCCTTTCCACCCTGCATACCAACGACGCCGCGGGCGCTTTCACCCGACTGGTGGACATGGATATAGAACCGTTCCTGGTGGCCTCATCGGTGCTGGGCGCGGTTGCCCAGCGGCTGGTCAGGCTAATTTGCCCGAGGTGCCGCCAGAGCTATGTACCGGAACCGGATTCCCCGGAACGGCTGTTTATAGGCGCCGGGCCCGACCAGCCGCTGACTCTTTACCGGGGCGCAGGCTGCAATGAATGCCGGAACAGCGGTTACCGGGGGCGCATGGCCATCGTAGAGATCCTGCCTATGACCACCGGGTTGCGCACGCTCATTTTAAATAAAGCCTCTGCCGATGAAGTCAAGCAAAAAGCCCAGGCCGAGGGCATGGTTACCCTGAGGATGGACGGTATCCAAAAAGCTCTACGGGGGCTGACCACCATCGAGGAAGTGATGAGGGTCGCATATTCAGAAAACAATTAA
- a CDS encoding prepilin-type N-terminal cleavage/methylation domain-containing protein: protein MIRIINFEGPLSREKKYKFINNEQGLTLLEVLVALLLLSMVLVTMLNSFVLASRQNSDTYRYNEALSLAQSKIEEIKKKNFNDVTSVAITDFATESDYAQFQGLSYKVTVAPNYITVNDTSILNSKTITVTVYYDDEGAAKQLDLTTEVARR, encoded by the coding sequence GTGATACGAATTATTAATTTTGAAGGGCCCCTATCCCGGGAAAAAAAGTATAAATTTATTAACAATGAACAGGGTCTGACCCTGCTTGAAGTGTTGGTGGCCCTTCTGCTCCTGTCAATGGTGCTTGTCACCATGCTGAACAGTTTTGTCCTGGCCAGCCGCCAGAACAGCGACACTTACCGCTACAACGAAGCCCTCTCACTGGCCCAGAGCAAAATTGAGGAAATTAAAAAAAAGAATTTTAATGACGTGACCAGCGTAGCTATCACTGATTTTGCGACTGAAAGCGACTATGCCCAATTTCAGGGACTTAGCTACAAGGTAACTGTTGCGCCAAACTATATTACGGTAAACGACACCTCCATATTAAATTCGAAAACGATTACTGTTACTGTTTATTACGATGACGAGGGGGCAGCCAAACAGTTGGACCTGACGACGGAGGTCGCAAGGCGGTGA
- a CDS encoding PilN domain-containing protein, translating to MYKINLLPAELQRDLSIDVKGLVRRVTVTIMVILLLFGYGAFLFMGYLTQKEISDTERYLSQISATVKKVEGIKNEESTRVFKELLNARQSRFPLLEDISYNMPVDLWLGNVDISYVAPKNAGKDGQPGQPSGNESSGYAQGQPVTATQSATEKNGVDSLPLPNTLIIVGYARSVPSIGFFMNNLYRMPYFSNVFLNELQWDEKEECFKFKLTAELKEGGR from the coding sequence ATGTACAAGATCAACCTTCTACCCGCTGAACTGCAGAGAGATTTAAGTATCGATGTTAAAGGACTGGTCAGGCGGGTTACCGTTACCATCATGGTGATACTGCTTCTATTTGGCTACGGCGCCTTTCTATTCATGGGTTACCTGACCCAAAAGGAAATAAGCGATACGGAAAGATACCTCAGCCAGATCTCGGCTACTGTAAAAAAGGTCGAGGGGATCAAGAACGAGGAGAGCACGAGAGTATTTAAGGAACTGCTCAACGCCAGGCAGTCCCGGTTTCCGCTGCTGGAAGATATTAGCTACAATATGCCGGTCGACCTGTGGCTGGGGAATGTAGATATATCTTATGTGGCGCCAAAGAACGCCGGCAAGGATGGGCAACCCGGCCAGCCGTCCGGTAACGAATCAAGCGGCTACGCGCAGGGACAACCGGTCACGGCAACCCAGTCTGCCACCGAGAAAAATGGAGTTGATTCACTCCCGCTGCCCAATACACTGATCATTGTGGGCTATGCACGCTCCGTCCCATCCATCGGCTTCTTTATGAATAACCTTTACCGCATGCCTTACTTTTCAAATGTCTTTCTCAACGAGTTGCAATGGGATGAAAAAGAAGAGTGTTTCAAATTCAAGCTGACTGCGGAACTGAAGGAGGGTGGACGCTAG
- a CDS encoding PilW family protein, whose translation MKIPVSLQDERGFTFIELMLALVLMSILFLGVWGIFANGYTFWRQAEYKVDMYDSLRFSLDMMGRELMYARKPDGTTGGVVSPSDSRNLYFINAEGKTIRYYRDGYQLMRKEYNIPQPLASDIQDISFTYYNGAGAPITPTSSGFPGTVRQVKITLTAKKYGSNVNPVVLVRKISLRSL comes from the coding sequence GTGAAGATACCGGTCAGCCTGCAGGACGAGCGGGGGTTTACTTTTATTGAGTTGATGCTTGCGCTGGTACTGATGAGCATCCTTTTTCTTGGCGTATGGGGGATTTTTGCGAACGGTTATACCTTTTGGCGTCAGGCGGAGTACAAGGTCGACATGTACGACAGCCTGCGTTTCTCCCTTGACATGATGGGGCGGGAACTGATGTATGCCCGAAAACCGGACGGAACAACAGGTGGGGTAGTGTCGCCAAGCGACAGCCGCAATCTTTACTTTATTAATGCGGAGGGTAAAACCATCCGTTATTATCGTGATGGTTATCAGCTTATGCGAAAAGAGTACAATATCCCTCAGCCGCTGGCCAGTGACATTCAGGACATCAGTTTTACTTACTACAATGGAGCCGGGGCACCCATAACCCCTACTTCATCAGGTTTTCCGGGAACTGTCAGGCAAGTCAAAATAACGCTGACGGCAAAAAAATATGGCAGCAATGTTAATCCTGTTGTATTGGTTCGAAAAATAAGCCTGAGGTCATTGTGA
- the pilM gene encoding type IV pilus assembly protein PilM, with product MNGIKNKGAKDGGTSAKTTGSKGKSKSSLKGLLRKYAPKKNQFAAVDIGASEIKLVEISTADGSPVVTAFGKLPTPPDTLDDLADEEVLVNALNELVLTSGLQLREVITTISGDKVVTRHIKLPVMPDKELETAVRFEVEKLIPVPADELTIRHLKLGVTGVNGQKTLHLLAAAVPTSYIYDFYRVFARADLTVAAIDLQVLSLWRVFCGLKPGSGSKGTLGVMDIGASSTQFLVVRDGLLEFTRTLPVGGNLLTQSLAEYYGYELGQASQMKEERGRLLSSEEAAATSEEAMQMDFSLRDGLSELVREIRRSIDFYASQEGAAPIERFVLSGGAVKLAGFREFMADAMEVPVEFGDPGLSGQPVDETSPEAFDQAYAVALGSALREVVE from the coding sequence ATGAACGGCATAAAAAATAAAGGGGCTAAAGACGGAGGGACCTCCGCGAAGACCACAGGCAGTAAAGGAAAAAGCAAGTCGAGCCTGAAGGGCCTTCTACGAAAATATGCCCCGAAAAAAAACCAGTTTGCCGCTGTTGATATCGGCGCCAGCGAAATCAAGTTGGTGGAAATCAGCACCGCTGACGGTAGCCCTGTAGTTACGGCTTTCGGGAAATTACCCACCCCTCCGGATACTCTGGACGACCTGGCTGACGAGGAGGTGCTCGTCAACGCCCTGAACGAGCTGGTCCTGACATCAGGCTTGCAGTTGAGAGAAGTCATAACCACCATCAGCGGAGACAAGGTTGTGACCAGGCATATCAAGTTGCCGGTAATGCCTGACAAGGAACTGGAAACCGCCGTACGCTTTGAGGTCGAGAAATTGATCCCTGTCCCTGCTGATGAGCTTACAATCAGGCATCTTAAGCTGGGCGTGACGGGGGTAAACGGGCAGAAAACCTTGCACCTCCTGGCAGCTGCCGTACCAACCTCCTACATATATGATTTTTACAGAGTTTTTGCCAGGGCCGACCTGACCGTGGCGGCCATCGACCTCCAGGTCCTCAGCTTGTGGAGAGTATTCTGCGGGCTAAAACCAGGCTCCGGTAGCAAGGGTACCTTGGGCGTCATGGACATCGGCGCGTCGTCCACCCAATTCCTGGTGGTGCGTGACGGCTTGCTTGAATTCACCAGGACACTTCCGGTAGGCGGTAATTTGCTCACGCAATCCCTGGCGGAATACTACGGTTACGAGCTCGGACAGGCCTCGCAGATGAAAGAGGAAAGGGGCAGGCTGCTCAGCTCCGAGGAAGCCGCCGCGACCTCGGAGGAAGCTATGCAGATGGACTTTTCCCTGCGGGACGGGCTGTCGGAACTGGTACGCGAAATCCGGCGCTCCATCGACTTCTACGCCTCTCAGGAGGGCGCCGCGCCAATTGAAAGGTTCGTGCTCAGCGGCGGCGCCGTTAAATTGGCCGGTTTCCGCGAATTTATGGCCGATGCGATGGAGGTTCCGGTAGAATTCGGGGATCCCGGACTATCCGGCCAGCCGGTTGACGAGACCTCGCCGGAGGCTTTCGACCAGGCTTACGCGGTAGCGCTGGGTTCTGCGCTGCGAGAGGTGGTTGAGTAA